In one window of Pristiophorus japonicus isolate sPriJap1 chromosome 9, sPriJap1.hap1, whole genome shotgun sequence DNA:
- the LOC139272664 gene encoding histone H4, with translation MTGRGKGGKGLGKGGAKRHRKVLRDNIQGITKPAIRRLARRGGVKRISGLIYEETRGVLKVFLENVIRDAVTYTEHAKRKTVTAMDVVYALKRQGRTLYGFGG, from the coding sequence ATGACTGGcagaggtaaaggaggcaaaggctTGGGCAAAGGCGGAGCCAAGCGACATCGTAAAGTGCttcgtgataacatccagggcatcaccaaaccagccatccgccgcctggctcgccgtggtgGTGTCAAACGAATCTCGggtctgatctacgaggagacccgcggggtgttgaaggttttcctggagaatgtgatcagggacgCGGTCACCTACACTGAACACGCTAAGCGTAAGactgtcactgccatggatgtggtgtacgctctgaaacggcagggtcgcactctctatggattcggcggctaa
- the LOC139272665 gene encoding histone H3-like — MARTKQTARKSTGGKAPRKQLATKAARKSAPATGGVKKPHRYRPGTVALREIRRYQKSTELLIRKLPFQRLVREIAQDFKTDLRFQSSAIMALQEASEAYLVGLFEDTNLCAIHAKRVTIMPKDIQLARRIRGERA; from the coding sequence ATGGCCAGaaccaagcagacagcgcgcaaatcgactggagggaaagctcctcgcaagCAGCTGGCtaccaaagcggcccggaagagcgctccagccacgggcggagtgaagaaacCTCACCGTTACAGACCCGGCActgtggctctgagggagatccgccgttaccagaaatccaccgagttgCTCATCCGtaaactgcccttccagcgcctggtgcgaGAGATCGCacaggacttcaagaccgaccttCGCTTCCAGAGCTCGGCTATCATGGCCCTacaggaggccagcgaggcttacctggtggggctctttgaggacaccaacctgtgcgccatccacgccaagcgagtcaccatcatgcccaaagacatccagctggcccgccgcatccgcggggagcgcgcctaa